GTCGTCGCCCTCGTCCTCATCCTGATGACCGTCTGACCATGTCGAGCGAGATCTGGGACCCTGGACTGCAGAGCGAGCGCACCCGCCTGGCCTGGGTGCGCACCGCCGTCGCGCTGTCGACGGGCGGGCTGGCCGCGGCGGGCCTGTCGGCGCGCGCGGGCCTCGGCCCCCTGTTCGTGACCGGGTTCGTGCTGGCTGCGCTGTGCGGGGGGATCCTGCTCGTCCGCACCGCGGCCCGCTTCCGCGCCGTTCAGCGCGCCCTGCATCGCGGTGACCCGCTCGACGACCGCACCGACGCCCTCCTGGCC
This window of the Nonomuraea africana genome carries:
- a CDS encoding YidH family protein — translated: MSSEIWDPGLQSERTRLAWVRTAVALSTGGLAAAGLSARAGLGPLFVTGFVLAALCGGILLVRTAARFRAVQRALHRGDPLDDRTDALLAWIGTLCVVAGAVCFVIVSRF